A region from the Acyrthosiphon pisum isolate AL4f chromosome A1, pea_aphid_22Mar2018_4r6ur, whole genome shotgun sequence genome encodes:
- the LOC100165388 gene encoding ubiquitin-conjugating enzyme E2 N → MSVLPRRILKETQRLMQEPVPGISAKPDEGNARYFHVKVTGPEDSPFEGGLFKLELFLPEDYPMSAPKVRFITKIYHPNIDRLGRICLDILKDKWSPALQIRTVLLSIQALLSAPNPDDPLANDVAELWKVNEIEAIRNAKEWTRMYASEN, encoded by the exons atgtctgtgTTACCGCGGAGAATACTCAAGGAGACGCAACGTCTGATGCAGGAACCGGTGCCCGGAATTAGTGCCAAGCCGGACGAAGGAAATGCTAG GTATTTTCACGTCAAAGTCACGGGGCCTGAAGACTCACCTTTTGAAGGGGGCCTGTTCAAGTTGGAACTATTTTTGCCCGAAGACTATCCAATGTCAGCGCCAAAGGTTCGCTTCATTACTAAAATTTACCATCCAAATATTGACCGACTTGGAAGAATATGTTTGGACATACTCAAGGACAAATGGTCACCAGCATTGCAAATCCGTACTGTTCTTTTGTCCATACAAGCGTTGTTGAGCGCACCAAATCCAGACGATCCATTAGCAAACGATGTAGCTGAACTATGGAAAGTCAATGAAATTGAAGCCATACGCAATGCTAAAGAATGGACACGCATGTATGCCTCAGAAAACTGA